The Haloterrigena turkmenica DSM 5511 genome includes the window CGGAGACGGAACCGACCGACGACCAGCCAGCCCCGACGCCGGGAACCGGCGGTCTCGCCGACAGCGCCGACGCCGGCGCCGAATCGGTGACCGATCGGACGATTATCGAGGCGCGAGACCTCGACGTCTACTACGGCGACGACCAGGCACTCCAGGGGATCGACATGGAGATTCCCGAAAAACAGGTGACGGCGCTGATCGGCCCGTCGGGCTGTGGAAAGTCGACGTTCCTGCGCTCGATCAACCGCATGAACGATCTGATAGACATCGCCCGCGTCGAGGGCGACCTCTACTTCCGCGAGAAGAACGTCTACGACGACGACGTCGACCCGGTCGCCCTGCGCCGGAAGATCGGCATGGTCTTCCAGTCGCCCAACCCATTCCCGAAATCGATTCGGGACAACGTCGCCTACGGGCTTCGGGTCCAAGGGAAAGACGAAAACGTCGACGAGAAGGTTCGAACCGCCCTCGAGCGGGCCGCACTGCTCGAGGAGGTCGAAGATCAGTTGGACTCGAGCGGACTCGATCTCTCGGGCGGCCAGCAACAGCGGCTCTGCATCGCCCGGGCGATCGCTCCAGACCCGGAAGTGATCCTGATGGACGAGCCGGCGTCGGCGCTGGATCCGATCGCCACTTCGAAGATCGAGGACTTGATCGAGGACCTCTCCGAGGAGTACACGGTCGTCATCGTCACCCACAACATGCAGCAGGCCGCTCGGATCTCCGATAAGACGGCGGTCTTCCTCACCGGCGGGGAGCTCGTCGAATTCGACGACACGGACAAAATCTTCGAGAACCCCGAGCACGACCGCGTCGAGGACTACATCACCGGCAAGTTCGGATAGGCGCCGCCCTCGTCTGAGCGGCGGCCGCTGATCGTACACCGATCGGATCCAACTTTGGTCGAAGCGACGTTTTCAGTACCGCCCGTATGAGCGAACACACTGATTACTACCCGAGGAGATGCTTCCGTCTGCGAATGTGTATTGTTCGCTAACCACATCTATTATGTGACTAACTAGCATGGACTGAGAAACATGGTCGCCACTGGGGTACACATCCTGCTCAGTCTGGCACTGGTTTCGCTCGCCGCTCGGTCCGAACGACCCGAGCCGTATCTCGTCGCGGCGCTCGCCGCGACGGTCCCCGACGCCGATACGTTCGTCTTTCGACCGCTGATCGAACTCGGCTACGTCTCGAGTATCGTGTGGACGCACCGAGGACTCACGCACTCGCTGCTGGCGGGAGTCGTCGTGGTCGCGCTCCTCTCCGCGGTCGGCCCCTGGCGAGCCGCCGCGATCGGGTTCGGCTCGCACGTCGTCTTCGATATGCTGAGCGGCGGCGTCCGGTTGTTCGCGCCCATCGATCAGACGCTGTACGGAATCTCGATCGACTGGCTCCTCCTGAATATGACCGCGTCGGCCGTCGCGATCACCGTGATCCTCGGCGGCCTGCTCGGGATGAAGTACGACTTCGATCGACGAGTCTCCCTTCGGGCTCCGAGAACGTCGCTGGAGCGGTTCCGATAGCGTGCGGTCTCGACGATCCAGACGAGCGCGTGGAGAGCGCGACGAAGCCCCTGCGCTCGGTACGCGAGGAGCGACCCCGATGCGAACCGAACGCGTCCGTCAGGCGCCGTCGACCGTCCCGTCCGGACGGACCGTGACGACCGGAACCGGAGCCGTCCGGACCACCGTATCGGTGACGCTGCCGACGATCCGTTTCTCGAGTCCGGTTCGGCCGGCGGTCCCCATGACGATCATGTCGGCGTCGATCTCCGCGGCGAAGTCGGCGATCTCCTCGGCGGGGACGCCGGTCCGGACGACGCCCTTCGCCTCGAGGCCGTACGCTTCCGCGTCGTCCGCCAGTTCGTTGGCCCACTCAGCGGCGATCTCGGTGACCTCGTCCTTGCTGCGGGGCGGCGAACCGCTGTGTGGTAGTGCGAGCGCAAGTTATATCTTCGCCCAGAAAGGTGGCTGCATCATGGCCAGAAAATCGTATCAGGAGAAACTCGCGGAACTCCGCGAGGACATCCTCTACATGAGCGAAGTCGTCATGGAGCGACTTCGGATGGGGCTCGACGCCCTCGAGCAGAAAGACCACGAACTCGCCCGCGAGGTAATCGAGGGCGACGGCGAGATCAACCGGATGTACCTCGACTTAGAGAAGGACTGTATCGACCTGCTGGCGCTCCAGCAGCCGGTCGCGAGCGATCTCCGGTTTATCGCCGCCTCGTTCAAGATCATCACCGACTTAGAGCGGATCGCCGACCTCGCGACGAACCTCGGTGAGTACACGTTAGACGCCGAGGAGAACCTGTTCCCCGACGTCGACGTCCAGGAGATGGGCGAGTTGACTCTCCAGATGATCGAGGACGCGATGGTCGCCTACGACGAGGAGGACACTGCAGCCTGTCGCGAACTCGCCGCTCGAGACGACGACCTGGATCACTTCGCTGAGCGAGCCAGCGAGATCGTCGTCCGCGACCTGATCGAGCGCGAACTCGATTCGCCCGACGAGGTCGAACTACTGCTCCAGGACGTCTCGCGGCTCCTGCTGACGATCCGCGACCTGGAGCGCGTCGGCGATCACTCGGTCAACATCGCGGCGCGGACGCTGTACATGGTCGAAAACGACGACGAACTGATCTACTGAGCGCCGCGCTCGTTTTCTCGCCGCGACCCGTCCTCACTCGGGTTCGCGGTCGGTCGTCCCCATCGTGATCTCGCCGTCGGCGCGGATCGTCCCGTCGATCTCCGCGTCGGGGCCGAGCTCGAGCGCCGCACACGAGACGTCGCCGAGGACGCGAGCGCCCGCCGCGATCGTGACGTCGCCGTCGCGCGTGGTCAGGTCGCCGTGAATTCGCGTTCCCTCGCCGACGGAGACGTCACCTCGAGCCCGGAGGCTGCCGAAGATCGTGGTGTCGGTTCCGACATCGATCGTCTCGGCGCGGACGTTGCCGTGAAGCCGGCAGTCGTCGCCGATCGTCGCGGGCGTCGAGACCCGCCAGGCGTCGTCGCTGACCGTCGCGTTTTTGGGGATCACGAGCGGGTCGACGTCGATCTCCTCGCCCTCGTCCTCGTCGACGAGTTCGGAGACGAGTCGCTGCGCGGTCTGTTCCTCGCCGATCAGCAGGAGGTGTTTGAGGTAGACGAACAGGAACACGATCGTCGGCATGGGGTTGCGAATGACGATCCAGCCGTTGGCCTCGAACCCCTCCTCGATCTCGACGTCGTCGCCGATGTCGAGGTCGCCGGCGACTTTCATCTCGCCGGCGACGTGGACGCGCTCGCCGATGTAGGCGTCTTGACCGACCAGTACGTTCTCGGCGACCTCACACCACATGTCGAGGCGACAGTCCGCCTCGGCTTCGATGGCGCCGCCGAACTCGACGCCTTCGCCGGCGAGGACGTTTCGGCCGCGGACCCCGAACTCGACGGTCGACCGACCGCCGACGAGGACGTCACCGTCGGTTACAAGGTCGACTTCCTTGGCTTCCGTTCCGTCGGGAACGACCAGTTCGTCTAACGGGTCCCTGCTGAAGGCCACACTTCACCCCAAAGGAGTTATCCACTAATAAACCTCGCGCGTCGTCCGCCGCGCGTCTGACGCGCGTCTCACGCGAAGCGAGTCGCAACGCCTCTCTTTTAATCCCGCACCGCGTACGGCCGTCCATGACGACTCTCGCGTTCGACGAAGAGGGGGTCGACGTCGTCTACGAAGGCACCGAGTTCCGCCTCGAGCGAGAACTCATCGAGGAGGCGACGGAGAAGACCTACTACGACGTGACCGATCACGAAGTGCTGCAGATGGTCGCCGAACAGCCGAACCTCCAGGGAGAACCGCGACGCGTCGGTGATATCCTCTGAGGACGAACGGGGATCCCGCGACTGGTACGGTACACACCATCACGGGAGGCGAAAATCGAAACGGGTAAAAACATCACCCGGGTACGAATGAGTGAGCCGAGATAGCCTAGCCCGGCCAAGGCGGTAGATTCGAAATCTACTGTCCTCACGGACTCGGGAGTTCAAATCTCCCTCTCGGCGTTTTCACGGCGCAACAAGGCGAACAGAGTGAGCCACTGCGCCGTGAAACCCACTATGGAGATTTGAATCAGGGAGGAGCTTTGCTCCGACCGTGGTTCAAATCTCCCTCTCGGCACTTTTGCAGCGACACTAACCGACGAGCGGCGCGTAGCGGCGCGAACCGACTCCCGTTGCTGGAAAACGATCGCGGGAATTTGAACGAGGCCAGACGCGCGCAGCGGAGCGAGCACGTCTGGACGTTGTTCAAATCTCCCTCTCTTACGAACGGCAAAGTGAGTGCGGCGAGCCGTGCGTTCGTTCATCCGACGACACCGACTCGAGTCCGAGTCCAGTCCTCGAGTCGAGCCCGCAGCGACGACCCACTCACCGCTTTGTCGACCGCGGCGAACCGTCGCGCGTTCGGACCTCACGAGTGATATACACAACCATGCTATTCGCAAGCATACTGTTTATCGAAATCGGTCCGAAATCGGTAGTAGCAGAAAATGGGACTCGATTATAATCAGGCAGCCGTCGATCGGGGTGGACAGCAGTGAGTTCCGACGATCACGAGGATGCGGACGAGGAGGTGTTTCATCCGCTCGGCGAAGAGTGGCAAGATGGCCTCGAGGCGGAACTCGAGGACACGGAGTACGACGCGGAGCTTGGGATGGAGATGGCCAAAGACGCCATGCGCGTCACGAAGGGGGAGCTCTCGGAGGCGGACTTCCACGACCGCTACCACGAGGACGTGATGGACGAGTTCGGCGAGGACGAGCGGCCAATCGAGGCCGGTGACGCCGACGAGGACGGTCGCCTCGAGAACACGCTCTCTCGGTTCGGCGTCGACGAGGAGTCGCGCCGCGACATGATGAAGAAGATGGGGGGCGCCGGTGCGGTGGGGTTCGGCGCCTGGGGGATCTCCAACGGCGGTTCGGACGAACCGCCGGCCGCCGCGGTCGCGGAGGAGTCCGAAGAGGGGGGCGAAGAGAACGAAGGGACCCAGTGGGGGATGGCCCTCGATCTGGAGTACTGCGACGGCTGTCTCTCCTGCGTCGTCGCCTGCGCAGAGGAACACGACTGGAATCAGGGCGCCAACTGGATGTACATCCTCGACTACCAGGACGAGACGACCGACGAGGAGGAGGACTACCGCCTCATCCGTCCCTGCCAGCACTGCACCGACGCGCCCTGTGAGAAGGTGTGTCCGACGACGGCGCGCCACACCCGCGACTCCGACGGGCTCGTCCTGACCGACTACGGCGTCTGTATCGGCTGTCGCTACTGTCAGGTCGCCTGTCCGTACGGCGTCAACTACTTCCAGTGGGACGAGCCCGAAGTCCCCGAATCCGAACTCGATCCGGACCACGTTTACGACGAACGGGGGCGGCCGGTCAGCGCCCGTGGTCCCCGTGGCGTCATGGAGAAGTGTACGTTCTGTCCGACGCGCCAGGACGGAAGTAAAGGCGAGGAGTTCGTCGGCCGGACAGCTTGCGAGGACGCTTGCCCGCCGGAGGTCATCCAGTTCGGCGACATGAACGATCCGAACAGCGATCCGCAACGATACATCGAGAACACCGCGAAAAGTCGCTCACTCGTCCAAATCGCCAGTGATCTTCCGGATCCGGAGACGATCGAAGGGAGTCTCGAGGGCGGCGATCAGGATCTCCAGTCGGTCGTCGACTCCGTCGAAGACCTCGACGAGGAGACGATTGCGGTCGTGGTGGCGGTCGCCATCCTCGGAAAGGGCGGCGAACCCGAACACGGGGCGAACGAGACCCTCGCCGAACAGGAGGCGACCGTGTTCGACGTAGCCAGCGCGCTCCAGGAAAACGGACTCGACCTCGAGAGCCGGGACCTGCTCGTCGAACTCGACCTCGCCGAGGAACCGGACGAGGACGAGGAGTTCCAGGGACCGGACGAGGAGCTCGCACAGGAAGTCCTCGAAGACTTCGGCGGCGATCCGCAGTCGCAGTTCAAACTCCTCGAGGACATCGGGACGGATCCGAACGTCGTTTATATCGGCAACCAGCCCGGCCCCGAAGCCCATCAGGTCGAGGGCCCGGTCGCCTACGAGGACGTCGACCAGACGGACGTCCGCAAGGACGTCCTCGACGAGAAGACTTTCGGCCCGCAGGGACCCTCCCTGTGATCGGGTGATCGGTGATCCGGCGGCGGCGACCCGCCGGGTTCATTACGTCCGCCGCGAACGTCCACGTATGAACATTCGCCAGCGACTGATCGTCGGGGCCCTCTGGATCGGCGTCGGGGCCGTAATGGCGATCACGATCGAGCCGGGCATTCCGTCGACCGCGAGCGAGTTCCTCAAACTGTTCGTCGTGCTCCTCGCGCTGTTCATCGCGGGCGTCTACCTGTTCGACCCCTGGAACGTTATCTCCCGCCAGCGGTTCCACTAGCGGGACGAATCCGGAACGGGAGCGGTGCTACTGGGTGCTATTTCCTCGAGCGAACGCGTGGAAAGCGGCTCGCGCGACCTCAGTCGTCCGCGGGCGCGAGCGGCTGCTGATCGGCCGCGAGCAACCGATCGAGCGCGTCGACCATCGCCTCGACGCTCGCGCGCGTGATGTCGGCCTCGCTGCGGGCGACCGTCACCGAGCGATCGTTGCGCATCATGGTCACCTCGACGGTGACGACGGCGTCGGTGCCGCCGGTCACGGCGTCGACGTGGTAGGAGTCGAGTTCGGCGTCGGCCATTGAGCCCAGCGCCTCGCGAACCGCGGAGACGGCGGCGTCGACGGGGCCGGAGCCGGTTCCGCTGGCGACGCGTTCCTCGCCGTCGACCTCGAGTCGGACGCTCGCCGTGGGAACGGCACCGCCGCTGGTGGCGTTGAGGTCCAGCAGTTCGACGACCCGTTCGCGGTCGTCGCCGGTGACGTCCTCGGCGATCGCCAGCAGGTCGGCATCCGTGACCCGGCGACCTCGGTCGCCGAGTTCGGTGACGCGGGTCGCGATCTCGGCGACCTCGTCGGAGTCGGCCTCGACGCCGTGTTCTTCGAGCGTCGCCGTGACGCCCGCGCGGCCGGTGTGCTTGCCGAGGGCGAGCCGGCGCTCGCGGCCGACGGTTTCGGGCGCGTAGGGCTCGTACATCTTGTCGTCCTTGAGCGTCCCGTCGGTGTGGATCCCGCTCTCGTGGGTGAAGGCGTTCTCGCCGATGACGGCCTTGTTCGGCGGGAGCTGGATGCCCGTCGCCCGGGAAACGGTCTGGGCGAGATCGTACAGCTCCGTGAGCTCGAGTGTCTCCACGTCGTAGACGTGGGAGAGGGCGATCGCGACCTCCTCTAAGGCGACGTTGCCGGCGCGTTCGCCGAGCCCGTTGACCGTACAGTGGACGAGGTCGGCGCCGGCCGAGACGGCCGCCAGCGCGTTCGCGACGCCCAGCCCGAGGTCGTCGTGGGTGTGGGCGCTGACCGGTCCGACGTCGGCGAGCCGACCGACGGCTTCGGCGGTGCGTTCGGGCCCGGTGTGGCCGACGGTGTCGGCGAAGCAGATCCGATCGGCGCCGGCGTCGACGGCCGTCGCCATCAGTTCCTCGAGGTAATCGAGATCGGCCCGGGAGCCGTCCTCGCCGATGACCTCGACCCAGAGGTCGTGGTCTTTCGCGTAGGCGACGAGTTCGGCGGTTTTCTCGAGGTTGTCCTCGTGAGAGGTGCCGACCTTGTCCTCGATGTGGCGGTCGCTGGCGGGGACGACAATGTGGACCCCGTCGACGTCACAGTCGAGGGCCAGATCGATGTCGGACTCCATTCCGCGACAGAAGCTCGTGACGCGGGCGTCGAGTTCGAGGTCGGTCACCCGCGAGATCGCCTGTCGCTCGCCCGCGCCGGTGCAGGCGCTGCCCGCCTCGATGACCGAGACGCCCGCCTGCTCGAGCGAGCGGGCGATGTCGACTTTCTCGTCGGGCGTCAGCGAGACGCCCGGGGCTTGTTCGCCGTCGCGAAGCGTCGTGTCGAGAAGGCGGACTGTGCGGTCTGGAGCGATCGTATCGTCGGCGGAGTGAGTCACAGGTAGAAGCGAATCGGTGGTTGCAGTCTGTTCATCGGAGAATTTCACGCCCAGCCGGGTTGCCCCGACTTCCTCTATCCTCGGACATATGTGTGTGACCCTATCGCATCTTGCCGACTTAAATCCGCCGGTCCCGGAGAGCGGAGACGTGGGTGAGCCAGTATGCTCGCCGCGAGCGAACGAAGCGAGCGAGCGGGCCGACGACTGACCCGAAACGGAGTGGAGGGGAAAGAGGAGTGCGTTTCATCAACGCTAAGCGGGATCGAAGATCCCGCGGGGTCGTCGGCGTGGCCCGAAAATCGAAGATTTCCGGCATCACGAAAGATCGAAGAGCTTTCGAACGACTTCGCGTCGACTGCTCGAGGGCGCGGCGAAGCCGCGCTCGCAGAGCAAACGGTTGGATCCAAACACCCTTGCAACCCCCCGTTGTACCGGCGCTCGAGTACATGGACCCGACTCTGAAGCAGCTCGCACGGTCGCTTCGCGAGGCCCCGGTCGTCGATCGCGACGGCTACGAGTACTTCGTCCACGGCGTCACTGACGGGGTGCCCCCGCTCGACCCCGCGGTGCTCGAGGCGATCGCCGACGGCATCCGCGAGCGGATCGACCTCGAGGGCGTCGACACGCTCGTCGCACCCGAAGCGATGGGAATCCACCACGGGACGGCGCTGTCGCTGGCCACCCGAATTCCGCTGGTCGTCGTCCGCAAACGCTCCTACGGCTTCCCGGAGGAGGTGGCCGTCCACCAGGAGACCAGTTACGGCGAGAGCGATCTCTATCTGAACGGCGTCGACGCGGGCGACCGCGTGGTCGTCGTCGACGACGTGCTCTCTTCGGGCGGCACGATCGAAGCGGTCTGCGAGGCCCTCGAGGCCGTCGGCGCCGAAATCGTCGACATCGTGACCGTCCTCCGACGGGTCGATGCCGACCACGGGGACATCTCCCGGCCCGTGACGAGCCTGCTCGATGTTCGCGTTCGGGACGGCGCGCTCGAGGTCGTCGAGTGAGGCGGGCGAGCGATCGGAGCAGGCTCAGGACTCGAGAACGACCCTGTCACCGTCCTCGACGCCGTCCGCGGTGCCGGCCGGGAGTTCGACGAGGAGGTCGCACTCCGCGCGGGCGAAGCTCAGCCACGGGCGCAGGCGCTCGACTCGTTCGACGACGCCGTCGACGACCCAGACAGCGTCGATCGGGAAGAAGACGAACAGCATGTGGACATCGCGAACCGCAGCGGAATCGAACCGGAAAGTCAGCGCGGAGCCGTCGAGCAGCGATCGGCGGAACATCAGGCCGCGGGTCTGGCTCAGCAGCGAGTCCGCGAGGTCGACGTCGGTCGCCAGCACTCGTCGATCGCCGCCCTTATCGGTCGCATCGCCGCCCGAAACCGGTTCGTGAACCAACTGCACAGCCTCGAGTCGGGAGTCGGGTGGCAAAAACCTTCTCGCTCGAGGCGCCTCCGAGGGCCGACTGCGATGAGAGCGATCAGGTCGGTTCTACGGGATGCCGTGCGAGCAGTGCTGGTCCAGGGAGGATAGATCTGCGAACACATCGTCGTATTCGCAACGGAAACGCTCCGTGTACTCCCGTCTGGATTGTAACGCGATCTTTCTCGCCGCTAACCCTGATTTCGCCACTGTAACTGCAGTGATGCGACCGAAAACGATCGGATAGGCGGCGCCACGAGAAGATTACGACCGTGAACGGACTTCCGTCTTTTATTGGATGCCGTTTCTACGCGAGAGCGTCCGCGGGGACGAGAGAACGATGACTGACAGTAACAAACGCCGACCTGAGAGAATTGTTGCCGATGAATCGCGTCGGACGTTCCTCAAGAAGAGCGTCGTCGCAACTGTCGGCGCGAGCGCCGCAGCATCGGGCGTAACGAGCGCACAGGACTACGACGAGGAGCGGCCCGGCCCCCTCGAGGGGGCGTGGGAGGCGTTGATTTTTCAGAACAACTTCCATCCGGAGGCGCGGTTTGCGATCGTCTCGGATACCCTCGACTGGTCGCCGAATTACGGCGGGATCGACGATAGCTGGTTCACGGGCTACAACACGCGGACGATTCGATGGCTCAACACCGGCGAACACGTCCAGTTGTTCATCGCGGACGAAGCCGACATCGGGCAGTACGATGTGAGCCTCGGATACGTCCCGAACCTGAAAGAGGGCTCGGACCGGCCGCTGGTGTACGAAGTGAGTCCGGAGTGGACGCCCTTTGATAACGATCCGCGGCTG containing:
- the pstB gene encoding phosphate ABC transporter ATP-binding protein PstB — its product is MTNEQMTSSETEPTDDQPAPTPGTGGLADSADAGAESVTDRTIIEARDLDVYYGDDQALQGIDMEIPEKQVTALIGPSGCGKSTFLRSINRMNDLIDIARVEGDLYFREKNVYDDDVDPVALRRKIGMVFQSPNPFPKSIRDNVAYGLRVQGKDENVDEKVRTALERAALLEEVEDQLDSSGLDLSGGQQQRLCIARAIAPDPEVILMDEPASALDPIATSKIEDLIEDLSEEYTVVIVTHNMQQAARISDKTAVFLTGGELVEFDDTDKIFENPEHDRVEDYITGKFG
- a CDS encoding metal-dependent hydrolase, with protein sequence MVATGVHILLSLALVSLAARSERPEPYLVAALAATVPDADTFVFRPLIELGYVSSIVWTHRGLTHSLLAGVVVVALLSAVGPWRAAAIGFGSHVVFDMLSGGVRLFAPIDQTLYGISIDWLLLNMTASAVAITVILGGLLGMKYDFDRRVSLRAPRTSLERFR
- a CDS encoding universal stress protein; the encoded protein is MAAEWANELADDAEAYGLEAKGVVRTGVPAEEIADFAAEIDADMIVMGTAGRTGLEKRIVGSVTDTVVRTAPVPVVTVRPDGTVDGA
- the phoU gene encoding phosphate signaling complex protein PhoU, translating into MARKSYQEKLAELREDILYMSEVVMERLRMGLDALEQKDHELAREVIEGDGEINRMYLDLEKDCIDLLALQQPVASDLRFIAASFKIITDLERIADLATNLGEYTLDAEENLFPDVDVQEMGELTLQMIEDAMVAYDEEDTAACRELAARDDDLDHFAERASEIVVRDLIERELDSPDEVELLLQDVSRLLLTIRDLERVGDHSVNIAARTLYMVENDDELIY
- a CDS encoding polymer-forming cytoskeletal protein, producing MAFSRDPLDELVVPDGTEAKEVDLVTDGDVLVGGRSTVEFGVRGRNVLAGEGVEFGGAIEAEADCRLDMWCEVAENVLVGQDAYIGERVHVAGEMKVAGDLDIGDDVEIEEGFEANGWIVIRNPMPTIVFLFVYLKHLLLIGEEQTAQRLVSELVDEDEGEEIDVDPLVIPKNATVSDDAWRVSTPATIGDDCRLHGNVRAETIDVGTDTTIFGSLRARGDVSVGEGTRIHGDLTTRDGDVTIAAGARVLGDVSCAALELGPDAEIDGTIRADGEITMGTTDREPE
- a CDS encoding DUF5800 family protein, with the translated sequence MTTLAFDEEGVDVVYEGTEFRLERELIEEATEKTYYDVTDHEVLQMVAEQPNLQGEPRRVGDIL
- a CDS encoding 4Fe-4S ferredoxin N-terminal domain-containing protein; translated protein: MSSDDHEDADEEVFHPLGEEWQDGLEAELEDTEYDAELGMEMAKDAMRVTKGELSEADFHDRYHEDVMDEFGEDERPIEAGDADEDGRLENTLSRFGVDEESRRDMMKKMGGAGAVGFGAWGISNGGSDEPPAAAVAEESEEGGEENEGTQWGMALDLEYCDGCLSCVVACAEEHDWNQGANWMYILDYQDETTDEEEDYRLIRPCQHCTDAPCEKVCPTTARHTRDSDGLVLTDYGVCIGCRYCQVACPYGVNYFQWDEPEVPESELDPDHVYDERGRPVSARGPRGVMEKCTFCPTRQDGSKGEEFVGRTACEDACPPEVIQFGDMNDPNSDPQRYIENTAKSRSLVQIASDLPDPETIEGSLEGGDQDLQSVVDSVEDLDEETIAVVVAVAILGKGGEPEHGANETLAEQEATVFDVASALQENGLDLESRDLLVELDLAEEPDEDEEFQGPDEELAQEVLEDFGGDPQSQFKLLEDIGTDPNVVYIGNQPGPEAHQVEGPVAYEDVDQTDVRKDVLDEKTFGPQGPSL
- a CDS encoding (R)-citramalate synthase — encoded protein: MTHSADDTIAPDRTVRLLDTTLRDGEQAPGVSLTPDEKVDIARSLEQAGVSVIEAGSACTGAGERQAISRVTDLELDARVTSFCRGMESDIDLALDCDVDGVHIVVPASDRHIEDKVGTSHEDNLEKTAELVAYAKDHDLWVEVIGEDGSRADLDYLEELMATAVDAGADRICFADTVGHTGPERTAEAVGRLADVGPVSAHTHDDLGLGVANALAAVSAGADLVHCTVNGLGERAGNVALEEVAIALSHVYDVETLELTELYDLAQTVSRATGIQLPPNKAVIGENAFTHESGIHTDGTLKDDKMYEPYAPETVGRERRLALGKHTGRAGVTATLEEHGVEADSDEVAEIATRVTELGDRGRRVTDADLLAIAEDVTGDDRERVVELLDLNATSGGAVPTASVRLEVDGEERVASGTGSGPVDAAVSAVREALGSMADAELDSYHVDAVTGGTDAVVTVEVTMMRNDRSVTVARSEADITRASVEAMVDALDRLLAADQQPLAPADD
- the hpt gene encoding hypoxanthine/guanine phosphoribosyltransferase, whose product is MDPTLKQLARSLREAPVVDRDGYEYFVHGVTDGVPPLDPAVLEAIADGIRERIDLEGVDTLVAPEAMGIHHGTALSLATRIPLVVVRKRSYGFPEEVAVHQETSYGESDLYLNGVDAGDRVVVVDDVLSSGGTIEAVCEALEAVGAEIVDIVTVLRRVDADHGDISRPVTSLLDVRVRDGALEVVE
- a CDS encoding DUF192 domain-containing protein, producing the protein MQLVHEPVSGGDATDKGGDRRVLATDVDLADSLLSQTRGLMFRRSLLDGSALTFRFDSAAVRDVHMLFVFFPIDAVWVVDGVVERVERLRPWLSFARAECDLLVELPAGTADGVEDGDRVVLES